A window of Kyrpidia spormannii genomic DNA:
AGTCCTAAAAATGCAGGTTCGATCTGCCCGCCGGGAGCCTGATTTAACGGAATAATCGGCGGCGCTTGATCCTCAGGGGACATGAGCCACATTCCTTCGGGATGCACGGCGCACACGATGCCCCGGTATGTGCCTTGGGGCGTGGCGACGGTGATGCGCTGTCCAGGGCGAACGGACGGCCTCCGGGTCTGTTGCGGGTTCGGGGTCATGGCCTTCCTCCTCACGCGCCGAAGGTGAATGGTCGACGCTCTGCCATATTCCTATGCCACTCCCCGACAAGGGGGTGTGGACGGACACCACATTTTTTTGTAAAACCCACAAAAAGGGTCTGGTACTTCCTCGGGGGAATGCGGTAAACTTAAAGCCAACGCGGGGTGGTTGCCGTCGCCGAGCCGGGTGGATGCCGGACTGCGCCGGATCCGTGCCGCGCTAACCCTCAACATCGTGTGCCAAAGGAGGAGTGGGTGCCCGTGATGCTTTTTTGCGTCGTGTGTGGGCGCCATTTTATCGGAAAGCGGGAGGACAATACCCACAACAACGAAATCATTTGTCCATTTTGCGTGGAAAAGACCGAGGCAGAGGTGCACGGGGACTCCGGGCGCCCGAAGTCCTGGCTGTTTCAGGGCGGTGAGGAGCGGGCCAGGTCGGCCCAAGCCCCGCGCGGTCGGCGCTGACAAGGGTCATGTCCTTGCCCTCTTTGGCGTACACATCGGATAGAACTCCGAGGTGGACAGGGAGGGTGGCGGCATGCGGAGGGTTTCGGGTTGGACGTTCGCGGCGGAGCGGCTAAAGATGGCGGTGGTCGTGCTTGGCGTTGTCGTGGTGGGAATGGTATTCTTGGAAGTGAACGGTGGACCCGGGCGGATTCCCGCTGGGGGACCGGGACCCGAGGTGGATGTGAGGGTACAGGGCGTGTCCGACGGCGTGGAGGTGGGCATCACGCCCCACGGGTTTGCCTGGGTGGGTGATCATGCGTCCGCGGCCCCGCAAACCGGAGGCGCGCAAGTGTTCCTCGATGGTCGTTTACTGGCCGAGCTCTACAGCCCCAAGGTGGTGTTGCAAGGCGTGGACCCGGGTGTCCACCGGGTGCGGGTGGTCTTGGTGGATCGGGATCACCGGCCGGTGGGTACCCCCCGGGAGGCCACCGTCAGCGTACCGTAGTTTGCCGTCTGGGGCGGCGGCCCAGGGGGTTGAGGCATGCATCCGTATTGGTTTCACATTGGCCCATTTCCCGTCAGAGCTTACAGCACTTTGTTCGTGCTGGCGTTTTTGCTCGGGTTCGGTGTGACTTTGTATTTGGCAAAAGTGGAACGCAAGGAGCGGTATGTGGAACACCTGTGGAATCTCGCTCCGTGGCTGTTTCTGGCCGGGGTCGTGGGGGCGAGGTTTTGGCAGGTGTTCTTTTTTGATTGGCCGTTTTACCGAGCGCATCCCTGGGAGATCCCCGCAGTTTGGCACGGGGGCCTATCGATTCAAGGCGGGGTTGTCGGAGCCCTGGTGATGGGTCTGTGGTACGTTCGGCGGCATAGGCTCAACACTTGGGAATTGATGGATCTCGCAGCCCCGGGGTTGGTGCTCGGGCAGAGCATTGGCCGGGCGGCCAATGTGATGAACGGCGACGCTTTTGGGGGGCCCACGGGCGGGGATTTCGGGATTTTGTATCCCCAAGGATCACTGGCCCGCCAGGTATACGGGGACCAACCCCTGTGGCCGGCTGAGATCTGGGAAGGCCAGGCAGACGTCGTGATTTTTGCCCTGCTCCTGATCCTGAAACAGTGGAGATTGCCCAAGGGGTGGGTGTTTTTCATTTATGTGATCCTGTACAATGGAGCGCGGTTCTTCTTAGAAATGCTTCGGGGGGACAGCCCGCGGTTTCTTTTCGGCTGGACGGCTGCCCAGTGGACCAGCGTGGCGGTGGTTGTGCTGGCAGCGGGATTTATGGTCTATCTGGCATGGCGGTCAGACCGTGAGACGGTGTGAAAAAATCCCTCTATCGTAAGATGGGGATCATTGGTACACTGGAGGCAGAGGTTTTCCCAAAGGCGGGGTTGAGGAGGTGTTGGGGATGGCGAAGCAGGGGGGTACCAGCGGCAAACCCAAAGGTCACAAGGTGGCGCTCGTGCGCATGGATGCGACGTTCTTTTTTGAACGGGCCGTGCGCTCGCTGGATCGACACGATCTTCCCCGGGCCTTGAAATACTTCCGGAAAGTCGTGGAATATGAGCCGGCGAACCCGGTCAACCACTGCAATTTGGCGGGGGTACTGTCCGAGCTCGGGGATTATCAGGCTTCGAATGAAGTGTTGGAGCGGGTTCTTCTCGAACTGGATCCGAAAATGTACGAGTGTTATTTCTACATGGCCAATAATTTTGCCAACCTCGGGTTGTACGACCTCGCCCAGGAATATGCCTCGCGTTACCTGGAAGTGGATCCCGAAGGGGAATTCGCGGAGGAAGCTGAAGAAATGTTGGATATCCTGGTGACCGAGTTCGGGACCCGCATGGTGCGCAGGCGCCGAGACGGTCGGATTCGGTTGAGGGGCGACGAGGACGTGGCGCGGCGTTTTCTGGAAGATGGAAGGTTTCTCGATGCGGCGGCTTACCTTGAAGCGAAGGTTCAAGAGTCGTCTGACGCCACCGTGGACCGAAACAACCTGTCCTTAGCGTATTATTACCTCGGAGATGTCGAAAAAGCCATCGAAACGGCCAAAGGGGTCCTGGAGCTTCAGCCTGGCAACCTCCACGCGGTGTGCAATTTGGCGATTTTTTACCGTTCTGCGGGAAAGGAAGAACAAACCCAAGCCCTCCTCGATCAACTGCGGAGACTCAGGCCGATACAGCCCGAACTGGCGTACAAACTGGGGACCACCATGGGCATTCTTCAAGAACACCGCACGGCTTATGATATTTTTAACCATCTGGTGAGGTTCTTACCGCGCCCGGAGGCGCCGGTGGTTCACGCCTTGGCGGCGGCGGCCGCGAACCTGGGGCGGTTGCGAAAGGCGGCCCGCCTCTGGGAAGAGGTGCATGTCCTGGATCCTTCTTCCGGGATCGGGCGCTATTACGAAGAGGTAGTTCGGGAGGCGATCAGCCGCGGCCTCGAGGTGCTCCCTGTCAGCTATCAATATGTTCTTCCTTATGCGGATACCACTCGTTTAAACGGTCCCGGTTCTGAAGACCCGGGGTCGAAGTTGGGGCGGGAACTTTGGCCGCCGGAGTCGGTGGTCCGTTCGTCTCTCATGTGGGTGCTCCGCCACGGGGATCCCGTCACGAAAAAGCAAGTCATTCCGTTGGTGGTGAGTTTTGGCGGAGAAGATGTGGAGCGGGCGCTGCGCTTTTTGCTTCTGGATGACGATGAGTATCTGCCGGTGAAACAGGCCGCGCTGAAAGGGATGTTTGAACTTCAGCCCGAGGAGATTGTGGAGATTGGCCTCCCTTCCAGGATTCTGCCGGTGGATTTTCGCCCGGAGTCCGCGAGATCCCTGGCCGGGCGCCCGGAGTGGCAGCGGATTGTACAACTGGCGGTTCAGGAACTCCAGGGCAGGGGGGAAACGACGCTAGCCAAAGTGGCGATGGAGATTTGGTCGGAGTTCACCCAATTGATTCATCTGCAGGCCCCCCGGGTGCGCAAGCCGGAGTTGTGGGCCGGAGCTTTGGAGTGTGCGGCCCGTCATCGGTGTCATTTGCCCTTCTCCCGGAAAGAGGTGGCCGAGCGTTACAAGGTCTCCCAGCAGGGGCTGGGGGATCGGCTGTGGTTGATCATCGAGACCTGTATGTTGACCGATTAAGTTGGGCTTGGCTTGGTCGTCCGGTGGTCTGGGGGGATCGGCATGAACGTGGGCGGAATTCTAAACAGATCTCCACACATTCTTTAGAAGATCATCACCCATCCTCGGCACGATCGGTTTAAGATATAGATGTATCACATCTGACCCCCTTTGATCTGATACAGTTGCGAAGGTGTCTTGGGACGCCTTCTTTTTTTGTGGAGAAAATGAACCCGGCCCTGGATTTTTGGTATTAAGAATACTTCATTGTCTCTTCTTTTTGTGCCGTGATATGCTTATGGGTGAAGAGGTGGGGGGATGACGGCATGGAGGAGGAACAGGTGGAGAGAGATTTGCAGTTGGTCATCATCACGGGATTGTCCGGGGCCGGAAAGACCGTGGCGGTACAAAGTCTCGAAGACCTGGGGTATTTTTGCGTGGATAACCTGCCTCCGGCGCTGATCCCCAAGTTTGCGGAATTGATGCGCCAATCTGAAGGGAAGGTGTCCCGGTTGGCGCTGGTGTGCGACATCCGCGGCGGTTCCTGGTTCTCGCATCTGCTGATGGCGCTGAAAGACCTGGAGGAACAATACGGAGTGCAGTACCGGATCCTGTTTCTCGAAGCCCGGGACGAGGTGCTCGTGCGGCGGTACAAGGCGACCCGGCGACGGCATCCCTTGGCCCAGGGCAACCGGATTCTGGAAGGGATTGCAAAAGAACGCAGGCTCTTGGAGGAGATCCGGGACCGGGCCGACTGGATCATCGATACCAGTCTTCTCAAGCCGGCGGAGCTGAAAGAGAAGATTGCGGCGCATTTTAGCGGGTCGGACATCAATCGGCTGACTTTGCATTTGGTGTCTTTCGGATTCAAGTATGGCGTACCCATCGATGCAGATCTCGTATTCGATGTTCGATTCCTTCCCAATCCGTATTATTTGGACGCCCTTCGCCCTTTGACGGGTTTGGATCTCGACGTGTACGAGTATGTGATGAAATGGCCTGCGGCGAAGACCTTTTCCGACAAACTCACAGATATGCTGGACTTTCTGCTCCCCCAATACGTGAAAGAAGGGCGTAGCCAATTGGTGGTGGCGGTGGGGTGCACCGGTGGGCAACACCGGTCCGTGGCGATGGTGGAATTGTTGCGCCGACATTATCAAGCCCGGGAGAAGGTCCACGTGTACCACCGGGATATTCACCGGGATCTGGCGAAAGGCGCCGATGTGGATGGGTAAGACGTGGTGGGCCTGGGGCTGGGGAGTAGCGGCCTTCGGGCTGGGGTTTGTTCTGGCGGCGGGGCGGGAACTGGGACCCGCGGGGGTCGAGCGGGCGGTGTTCGGGTGGTCGGCCCTGGTGTTTGGCGTTCTGGTGCTGATTCTAGGTGCGTGGTGGGAAAAGCGCCGGAACTGGCGGGAGCGGTTGGCTCCCCTGCACCGGCCCCGGGTGGTGGTGATCGGCGGCGGAACGGGTCAATCGGTGCTCCTCCGGGGGCTCAAGATGCACGAGGTGGAGTTGACCGCCGTGGTGACGGTGGCCGACGACGGAGGG
This region includes:
- a CDS encoding tetratricopeptide repeat protein, encoding MAKQGGTSGKPKGHKVALVRMDATFFFERAVRSLDRHDLPRALKYFRKVVEYEPANPVNHCNLAGVLSELGDYQASNEVLERVLLELDPKMYECYFYMANNFANLGLYDLAQEYASRYLEVDPEGEFAEEAEEMLDILVTEFGTRMVRRRRDGRIRLRGDEDVARRFLEDGRFLDAAAYLEAKVQESSDATVDRNNLSLAYYYLGDVEKAIETAKGVLELQPGNLHAVCNLAIFYRSAGKEEQTQALLDQLRRLRPIQPELAYKLGTTMGILQEHRTAYDIFNHLVRFLPRPEAPVVHALAAAAANLGRLRKAARLWEEVHVLDPSSGIGRYYEEVVREAISRGLEVLPVSYQYVLPYADTTRLNGPGSEDPGSKLGRELWPPESVVRSSLMWVLRHGDPVTKKQVIPLVVSFGGEDVERALRFLLLDDDEYLPVKQAALKGMFELQPEEIVEIGLPSRILPVDFRPESARSLAGRPEWQRIVQLAVQELQGRGETTLAKVAMEIWSEFTQLIHLQAPRVRKPELWAGALECAARHRCHLPFSRKEVAERYKVSQQGLGDRLWLIIETCMLTD
- the rapZ gene encoding RNase adapter RapZ, with the translated sequence MEEEQVERDLQLVIITGLSGAGKTVAVQSLEDLGYFCVDNLPPALIPKFAELMRQSEGKVSRLALVCDIRGGSWFSHLLMALKDLEEQYGVQYRILFLEARDEVLVRRYKATRRRHPLAQGNRILEGIAKERRLLEEIRDRADWIIDTSLLKPAELKEKIAAHFSGSDINRLTLHLVSFGFKYGVPIDADLVFDVRFLPNPYYLDALRPLTGLDLDVYEYVMKWPAAKTFSDKLTDMLDFLLPQYVKEGRSQLVVAVGCTGGQHRSVAMVELLRRHYQAREKVHVYHRDIHRDLAKGADVDG
- the lgt gene encoding prolipoprotein diacylglyceryl transferase — its product is MHPYWFHIGPFPVRAYSTLFVLAFLLGFGVTLYLAKVERKERYVEHLWNLAPWLFLAGVVGARFWQVFFFDWPFYRAHPWEIPAVWHGGLSIQGGVVGALVMGLWYVRRHRLNTWELMDLAAPGLVLGQSIGRAANVMNGDAFGGPTGGDFGILYPQGSLARQVYGDQPLWPAEIWEGQADVVIFALLLILKQWRLPKGWVFFIYVILYNGARFFLEMLRGDSPRFLFGWTAAQWTSVAVVVLAAGFMVYLAWRSDRETV